The genome window GACAACTCTGGTACTAGGCATCACTGTGAACTAATTATGTCATACTTGATGTCTTCACGTCACAAGAGTTTcccttttttggtaaaaaactGACAAAAATGGCTTTCGTGTCCGTGTACTCAATCATTGTACTCAGTCATCGTGCTGAACTTGTCATTTTCGTTGTCCGATGAAGACATCTAACTGGCCAATTTTCATCATTGTTTATCACAACAAtgatatgtgctgagcttatcattttgatatcagaaacagtGAAGGGTCTTCGGTTTCACCAAAATACAGAACCTGTATGTTAGGTTTCATCGATTAAGACGGGATTTTAAGTTCCCGTCACCATTGTGTGAGTGTATCCTTTTAAACTTCACACAATAGACAATTGTTCTATTGTGTGCATCTCTCTTCCTATTGTCCGAGTTATCAATGCCCTATTCAGAACTTATTTTTACTCTCTTCCGGTGGGAGTGAAATAAAGACATGGGGACAGGGTGTCAACTTCAAGGGTTTTTGTGTATCAGCTGTATGGTAAAGTTGAGTTTTATGCAGTTTTCATGTGTGACAAAAGTTTGAGATTTCCATACTATCTTCGTGTTGGGGGAGTTTTGTGGACTGGTGTTTTCACATTTGGTGAAGGCAATTTGGATTTTGTGGATATTGTGGTATGATTTATCATGCTGGTGGAGGTGTCTGTCCTCTGTCCCCTATCAAGGTGAGTTGAGCATGGTCAAATATCCTCTCAGACAAAACAGGATTCATGTCATCTGGAACAAAGCAGTCCATAGTGTTACCATCATAATTTGTGGTACTTTTGTCCTAGTTTATGACTGTTACATTATGGTGTGGAATACACCCAATAAATAATTGACGACTGCATGTAGTATGCGTGGTCATCAATGAAGCCTTTGTTCTTTGTTTGAGTGATTGCTATGGTGATGATGCACGTGTTAATAGGTTCCGGATGGCGGGCATTGAATTATTGGCTCTGGGATTGCAGTTCTATTGTTATCAATGGATGTGTACCCTTCGATGTGTAACTTTAATTTCTGTCATGTTTCATTTGTGCAGTAGAGTTGTGATGTCCAGGGATATTCAATACGTCAGGCTCTTTATATTTTagaaaaaatcaggaaaatataTGGCATTAATATCATTTATTGtactcatgaatgaaaaaaataagtCCGATTTTAAATTCAGGTTAAAATTGCCAGACCCTTTGTACCTGTCCTATTATATTTATTGTTGTAACTAGGATTTCAATAATTCATAACATGGCATTCATATTTTAATGTTAATGAAAGTGGTACACTTCCTTTGTGAACTGTATTATGAGAGAGTCTATACCCTCCCTCCCCCCCACCCAGAAACGCACACACCAGACCATCAGACAAAGGTCCTTCAGATGCATTTTTTAAAGGCATGATATTTTCGTAAAAGGTGTTCAAAGGCGTATGAAATTCATTTGTCACAATTTTGTTCGTGCCATCTTACTAAAAGTGTGCCAGGAGACAAAAAAGTTCCAAGATCATTGAGCTGGTAAAACttcaaagatacatgtagatttttATGAATGCAAAAGATAAATTGGTTCGTACGTGATCGCACTTAACTATTTAAAAGGTTAATCCATGTCCTCTAATTTTTTCATAATAATGTAACCTCAAATATTTAGCACACTGAGGACAAAGCCCCAGGCCTGTAAAAACATGAATATGTGAGGCCTAGGTATAATCATGTAATTTGGCTTCAAATCTTATAGCGATAACCAAAAACCTTATACAGTCaggactccccccccccccccgcatgaTCTCAAAATCCCCCTTGTTCGTAATTCACAGCTTTTAGAATTAATGCAGCCAAGGCAAAATCCACTTTCCCCATAATCACCTAATCACACAAACAAAGGGTATATGATTACCTGGCACACAATGCAGGTAATGTTAACTTAACCTATGGCTTTGTTCTCTTGTATACCTGACATAGTTTTTCTCTCTTTGTCCACCAATCAATGGCGCTTTGGGCAATTTTGGGCCTGTGCACCCTTTAACAAATGCTTGTTCCCACAGTCAGAGGACGGCGGACGATAGACCGTGACATTATCCATTATCGGTGATGTTTTCATGGATATTCAGACATTTCTGTGTATCATTGATTGATTTCTAGTAAAGTGGAGTGTGCTCAGTACCGTTTAGAAGCCTGGGAGTGGGACGGACAATCTGCTGTCACTGTCACTTGAATTTTCACCGCAGATCGTTGTGGATGTGGATGTTTTACAGTTTAGGTGTAGAGCAGTGACAGAGTGTGATGTCATGATAGATACTTCATGCCTCGCTCTCCAAGGATGTCTGTCTCCATTGCACCAGTAGTGATTTGTCCTATGACATAGTGTGTTTTTATCTGGGACAAAGCTGTTGACCAGTATGTACTTATAATTCTTGGACGTAAGCACTATCAAcaaggaactacatgtacatatttcacCAGATGTCAAAACAAATTTATCTTGGAATTCTTCTCCCAACTTTGCAAGCCAGTCTTATTTCAAGCTTGGAAGACACCGCAGAACTGGAAGGTAGTACCCAACTCTGGTCTTTTCGTTTGTAAAATGAGGCTATGTGAACTCTCCGTCTCCTGAAAGGAAGTGTAGACAAAGAAAGAAGTGAACCAGGAAAGTGTGAAATATGGCATACTCTGAGTCTGATACtgtgatgacaaacttcaaacTGATCTAATTAGTCATTTAGTGTAATTTGTACATCAAACTCTCGAACCAAGAAGAAAACCTTCAGGGATCAAACATGCCTGGAATTCAACCAGGACCGCAGCTTATGCCTTGTGTGTCGTGGTACTGCGGGCGACCGTTGACAGTTTTCATGCAATCCACATTGATCAGTCCGTTCTCCCAGCATCCTTCAGCTGATCATGTGAATCAGGTATGTAATGATACTTTTTGAAAGGGCATTAGTATATTATATCATGCTATTTAGCTGTACTCATTGTGTTTTCTCCATATCACATTCACCATATCACGTTTTAAGCTCACCAATCAAATGGACCTGTTCTAGGAATAGCATAAAATCAAATCATTCCTTTCACTTCATGTTATTGTCAATTCTTGTTGAGACCTGTGGGTAGATTTCGTTGAATTTTCCTTTAAAGGATTTTATGAAACCTAAAGTAAACTTGCTTTAAATTGGTAAACAGAACAGAAAACACTTGGGTCTGTTGACCGGTTTTGGCAAACATGCTGGGATATTAAGACATGTAAACATGGTGTCATCAGCATGTTTACTCTTGGAATTTGGCTGAGTTTTGGTGTTGTCTCTCTGTATAATATGTGTGGGGAAGTACAAATGGTAGTACATGTAGGTCGggtggtacaattatggccTACATGCATGTATTGCCAGTGTTTTCTCAACTGTGGAGGATTGAACTGGGGCTATAAATGTACCATTTTACCTTAACCTTTGTCTGTGTCAAAATGTGCTGTGCTTCGAGTGCAACTCATcatttaaaactttgttttcagAAATCTGGTGTCTGCATTGTGGCAACATGAAAATATCTATAATGCAAGCCAATACCTTTTTATAATAGGTCATAGGAAGGTAAATTATTCATTTAGGTTGCAGGCTACCTTCAGGATGTCCCCATGTCATGTGGGTGGAACATGATGTCAAATTAGGATGTGTTGGGGTCATGACTAAAACACTTCCCCCACacacactcttacttatgatgtCTTGTCTTTCTAATTGCAGGCCCTTGGTGGTTTTCGAACCGTTGGCGACATCACCAAAACACCTGGCATTGGTCCTGGAGTCTTAGAACAAAATTGCAGGAGGCTTTTCTGTTCGTTACCATCGGCGAAGCGGACTCCTAGGAAGTCCACAAGGTATGTGTGGGGCATTTGCCCCTCTGCTGACCTCCATTTTCCACCTTATATATAGCGTTTTCCCCCAAAAGCATCATTGGGAGGGAGCTGTTACAAGTTTGAGAGAGCTCTGAGTAACCCAGTCTTAGACAGTTGTCTGCAGTTCTACACTACATGCACAATAACTAAAAACAGTGTTTATAGTGTGTTTAGTAGTGATGCTGGTACTTTCCTGCCTGTTTCAATTCATGCTCTTCTGCTGAACTGATGTCCATGAACAAAGGCAAGTCAACATGCACAAGTAATTACAATAGTACTGTTTTATCCTGACATGCAGCTCACGACAAACGTCATGACTTGTGAGAAATTGTCAATACATGCAATGTATGCACTGTTCATTTTCTCATCCCTGAAACCCAAGCAGTGGCAGTGGTGGCATTAAAATTGGTGCTGGTTGCCACACCCTAAGCAGATGACTTTTAAAGGTTATGTTGACTTCTCTGTACTAGAAAAGAAATTTATCACAGCTGTGGTTGAGAGCTGTCTGCTGTAGCTATCTGCGTCTAGTTGAGTCTCTGGATCAAGGATGTAGTATTGATTTTTGGATGCTATTTGTTGATGTTTGTGTTATTGATGTTGATATTTCTGTAATATTGTGATGCTATTTCTATTTCTAACTGTAGGAAATCCAGGCGGGGTCTCAGAATGGATAATGCAAACGATGCAACAAGTCAAACTGAAGATGGCGAGATGGAGACGGCTGATCCGCAGCCCTCGACATCGAGTGGTCATAACGATTCCTCAGATTCCACGCCCCGAATAAAATTGATCAAGTTAGATAACACGGAGGATTTTGACAAAATAGAGAACTCCTGTGTGCATTGTCAACAACTTCGGAACACCACACGGTCAGGTCGAATGCGCCGATCCTGTGCCTTGAATATAAAGTTAGAGTTACAGACACCAAGTTCTAGTTCTGATGGTGATGTTGTCTTTGATGAGGACACTTGTGACTGTCAATGTCGATGCCACTCAAATAACAAAAAAGGGACGGATTTTGACCGAAAGTTACAATTCGATACGCCAAGGACTTGTGAAAGTTCGGAGATTATTACGCCGTCTAGTGATTCTTCTTCCGCAAATATTCATGAGCCGCCCACTGCCTTTGAGAGTATGAAAATGGACGAATCTTCAgacgatgttgatgaaaatggtagCGATGCGAGTGGGCCGAATTCGGATGCTGATGAGCAGATGGAAGATGATGATACGGAGGGAGAATCTGAGTATTATGACGATGAATTGGGGGATCTTGTCTCAAGGAGTCAATCAAAATCTGTGGTAAGGCTAAATTTACTGAGCACAAAAACTGTTGTTCGATACTCTTTAGCTACTTGTCGCAGGTTCTTAATAGTGTCTTCGTTTTGATCACCAAACACATCGAACATGTCGAAAAAGGTTTATTTCAGCCAAAAAGTTGGTGGCATTTTCTCTGGGTAAGAGACCTTCAGTGAGGAAGGAGCTTAGGTCAGGGGAagaagttggaaagccctgctCTGTGAACAGACTAGGGCTCTTGCTATTTTATATGAAAAGGATAATCATGTTTAAAATCttttgtgttgtttttcagATGAAAAGAAAGTGTGATGGTCTGTCTGACTTGCGTGGGGTCTCCCCTGGAAAGAAGCCATGCAGGCTCCTGGAAATTTCCAAAAGGTAAGCAAGAAGGCAGGTGAAATAAAGGGAAGTGAAGTGAAAAGGTTCATGATATCAAGCGCTTTGGGTGATGAAACGCTATAGGATTTTAGCACTACAGAagtctcatcattatcataaaccTTCATCAGAAATAGTAAAATTCTATAATCTTTATCCATGGTCTTTGATTCTTTTCATATCAAATCATTTGTACGTTATCTTCTTTCAGTCTTTCTGTGCCAAGTTCTCAAACATTCAGTACAATTCGAGATGGGTGCCGACTCGCCCGCCAGAGGATCCCATCCTGTAACGAACCGCCACCCCAGCTTGCTGATTGGTTGAAGACATTCCAGGAATGGGGTCACGCCGAGCGGCTGGTCGCGTTAGACCAGTTGATTGAGTGTTGTGAACCAACACAAGTCCGTCACGTTATGGCCGTCATTGAACCTCAGTTTCAGAGGGATTTTATATCACTATTGCCAAAAGAGGTTAGCATCTGTTTTATTCCATTTTATGGTTGATTGGTATCTCAGCTTTAAAGGGCCAGGCCAGGCAGTGTGAAGTGTTCCAAGTTGCAACTGTCAATCTATGCCAAAGTGCGCGAAGCAAGATTTTGCGTGCCTGCAAATAACGCACAGGCATAGGTGCTCAAGTTCTGGCGTTTAGAATAGTTTATctacaattttcaaattttgatttttagcTGGCACTCTATGTGCTTTCCTTCCTGGAACCAAAAGATCTTCTCCGTGCTGCACAGACATGTCGTTACTGGCGCATACTTGCAGAAGACAACTTGCTATGGCGGGAAAAATGCCGCGAGGAGGGTGTCGACGAAGCTCTTGTATTTGGGAACAAAGCCAGACGCAGGCCATCAGGTTCTACGCCGAGTCCGTGGAAATATTTATTCATGCGGCAGTATCAAATTGAACAAAATTGGCGGACTGGTGAAAAGCGGCCAACCAAGGTGCTTAAAGGTCATGATGACCATGTGATTACTTGTTTGGAATTTTGCGGTCCTCGTGTGGTCAGTGGGTCTGATGACAACACACTGAAAGTCTGGTCCGTCGTCACTGGCAAGGTAGGTTGAATTTGTGAAGAAGCTAGTGTTTCTTCAAAGACAAATATAAAATAAAGGCCGACACACTTTACTTCCGAATCCTATCTATCTCTTATGTCAGGCACCTGGCaggaaggcagtttgtaccctatatttaactagttTGTGGCTAAGTATTAACCAACTGGCTGCATTGAAAAGAGCTACAAACGGGGCTTGAACCTTACATTTAAAGACAAACGCCAttaccaatacatgtacatgtaggttgtcaGGGTCGGCCTTTGCAAAAAGATTTAATGTTTGTACAATTGTTTTTCAGTGCCTGCGGACATTAGTTGGTCATACTGGTGGTGTTTGGTCATCCCAGATGGCAGACAATATGGTCATAAGTGGTTCGACAGATCGTACGCTGAAAGTATGGAATGCAGATACAGGCCAATGTCTCCATACGCTCTATGGTCACACGTCCACAGTCAGATGTATGCATTTAAGTGGAGGAGTGTAAGTAGGAGAATACAAGAAGGAAGAGAGCTATAAAGGCGTTTGATTCATGAATCAACATGGTGGTCCTTTATGATCTTTGTTGAGAGTGGTTTTTGGAATGCCACAATCCATGTGTTGGACATAAAACCTGCCCAGTGTCAAATTCTTTCAATATGGTGATTTCATGATGTTTTTTATctattttttcaactttcaggGTTGTGAGTGGTTCTCGGGATGCCACGCTCCGTATGTGGGACATAAAAACCGGCCAGTGTCAACATGTGCTGATGGGCCATGTGGCGGCTGTACGCTGTGTCCAGTATGATGGTAAACGGGTTGTCAGCGGTGCTTATGACTACATGGTGAAGGTGTGGGATCCTGACACGGAGACCTGTATACACACGCTCCAGGGACATACAAACAGGGTATACTCGTTACAGGTATGTACCATTTCATCCTCTGGCTACCTTTTACAATCTCTTTTTCAATTAATGTGCAATCTGTCTACGTGGCTATATTCATTCACAAACTGGACTTTCTCCTTTATCTGTAAAATGTTGCAGCTCTGGATCactcaaaatatttccaaaaccAGCAAGGCTGGTCACCACTGGACCTCACCATCAGCCCTGAGTACGACGATGAGCCCTGTGCCCAAACAATTTCCATGAAATTCCCTGTGCATGAAAGCATTCATTAAGTCCTTTCTTAGTCCTAATTTTCGTTCAATAATTTTCAGTTTGATGGTGTACACATAGTGAGTGGGTCCCTTGATACATCGATTCGAGTGTGGGATGTGGAGCAAGGCAACTGTTTGCACACCCTTGTGGGACACCAGTCACTTACTAGCGGCATGGAACTTAAGGACAATATACTTGTGTCGGGAAATGCTGATTCCACGGTGAAAGTGTGGGACATTACTACTGGCCAGTGTTTGCAGACTTTACAAGGTATGTATGATTTAGACAATAAAAACCATGGGAAGTGATAGAATTTGAACAACTGTGTTGAAATGAGTAACTTGATAGTAATCTGTGTAGGGTACATCCGACTTGAATCGAATACCCGGTAGATTTACCTCTGACGGTTTCCACTGAATTAGAGCCGTTTTTGACCCTCTGAGTAAGCATACCAGTAAACGGaattgatttctttttcaggtgcAAATAAACATCAGAGTGCTGTGACCTGTCTCCAGTTCAATAAGAAGTTTGTGATCACCTCATCTGACGATGGCACTGTCAAAATCTGGGACCTAAAAACTGGCGATTTCCTGCGCAATCTGGTGACTCTGGAAAGTGGTGGCAGTGGAGGTGTGGTGTGGCGGGTCAGATGTTGCAACACGAAGCTAGTCTGTGCAGTTGGGAGTCGGAATGGTACCGAGGAAACCAAACTCTTGGTGTTAGATTTCGATATGGAAGAGGCCAAGAAGAACTGAACAACGGCAATGATGATCTGTGTTCTGAGCGTCTGGGATCTAACCATCCTGGAGGGTGCCATGTTTCCCTTTACGTAAAAGAACTT of Lineus longissimus chromosome 9, tnLinLong1.2, whole genome shotgun sequence contains these proteins:
- the LOC135493679 gene encoding F-box/WD repeat-containing protein 7-like isoform X1 → MPGIQPGPQLMPCVSWYCGRPLTVFMQSTLISPFSQHPSADHVNQALGGFRTVGDITKTPGIGPGVLEQNCRRLFCSLPSAKRTPRKSTRKSRRGLRMDNANDATSQTEDGEMETADPQPSTSSGHNDSSDSTPRIKLIKLDNTEDFDKIENSCVHCQQLRNTTRSGRMRRSCALNIKLELQTPSSSSDGDVVFDEDTCDCQCRCHSNNKKGTDFDRKLQFDTPRTCESSEIITPSSDSSSANIHEPPTAFESMKMDESSDDVDENGSDASGPNSDADEQMEDDDTEGESEYYDDELGDLVSRSQSKSVMKRKCDGLSDLRGVSPGKKPCRLLEISKSLSVPSSQTFSTIRDGCRLARQRIPSCNEPPPQLADWLKTFQEWGHAERLVALDQLIECCEPTQVRHVMAVIEPQFQRDFISLLPKELALYVLSFLEPKDLLRAAQTCRYWRILAEDNLLWREKCREEGVDEALVFGNKARRRPSGSTPSPWKYLFMRQYQIEQNWRTGEKRPTKVLKGHDDHVITCLEFCGPRVVSGSDDNTLKVWSVVTGKCLRTLVGHTGGVWSSQMADNMVISGSTDRTLKVWNADTGQCLHTLYGHTSTVRCMHLSGGVVVSGSRDATLRMWDIKTGQCQHVLMGHVAAVRCVQYDGKRVVSGAYDYMVKVWDPDTETCIHTLQGHTNRVYSLQFDGVHIVSGSLDTSIRVWDVEQGNCLHTLVGHQSLTSGMELKDNILVSGNADSTVKVWDITTGQCLQTLQGANKHQSAVTCLQFNKKFVITSSDDGTVKIWDLKTGDFLRNLVTLESGGSGGVVWRVRCCNTKLVCAVGSRNGTEETKLLVLDFDMEEAKKN
- the LOC135493679 gene encoding F-box/WD repeat-containing protein 7-like isoform X2; this encodes MANKRLDVNVATFDDFAKLTGVGRSKAEAILETRKALGGFRTVGDITKTPGIGPGVLEQNCRRLFCSLPSAKRTPRKSTRKSRRGLRMDNANDATSQTEDGEMETADPQPSTSSGHNDSSDSTPRIKLIKLDNTEDFDKIENSCVHCQQLRNTTRSGRMRRSCALNIKLELQTPSSSSDGDVVFDEDTCDCQCRCHSNNKKGTDFDRKLQFDTPRTCESSEIITPSSDSSSANIHEPPTAFESMKMDESSDDVDENGSDASGPNSDADEQMEDDDTEGESEYYDDELGDLVSRSQSKSVMKRKCDGLSDLRGVSPGKKPCRLLEISKSLSVPSSQTFSTIRDGCRLARQRIPSCNEPPPQLADWLKTFQEWGHAERLVALDQLIECCEPTQVRHVMAVIEPQFQRDFISLLPKELALYVLSFLEPKDLLRAAQTCRYWRILAEDNLLWREKCREEGVDEALVFGNKARRRPSGSTPSPWKYLFMRQYQIEQNWRTGEKRPTKVLKGHDDHVITCLEFCGPRVVSGSDDNTLKVWSVVTGKCLRTLVGHTGGVWSSQMADNMVISGSTDRTLKVWNADTGQCLHTLYGHTSTVRCMHLSGGVVVSGSRDATLRMWDIKTGQCQHVLMGHVAAVRCVQYDGKRVVSGAYDYMVKVWDPDTETCIHTLQGHTNRVYSLQFDGVHIVSGSLDTSIRVWDVEQGNCLHTLVGHQSLTSGMELKDNILVSGNADSTVKVWDITTGQCLQTLQGANKHQSAVTCLQFNKKFVITSSDDGTVKIWDLKTGDFLRNLVTLESGGSGGVVWRVRCCNTKLVCAVGSRNGTEETKLLVLDFDMEEAKKN